A single Malaclemys terrapin pileata isolate rMalTer1 chromosome 3, rMalTer1.hap1, whole genome shotgun sequence DNA region contains:
- the SOD2 gene encoding superoxide dismutase [Mn], mitochondrial translates to MLCRLASRGRSRTQLIAALGCSASRQKHTLPDLPYDYGALQPHITAEIMQLHHSKHHATYVNNLNIAEEKYKEALAKGDVTAQVSLQPALKFNGGGHINHTIFWTNLSPNGGGEPQGELMEAIKRDFGSFGNFKEKLTAVSVGVQGSGWGWLGFNQDQGRLQVTACYNQDPLQGTTGLIPLLGIDVWEHAYYLQYKNVRPDYLKAIWNVISWENVSARFTACKK, encoded by the exons ATGCTGTGCCGCCTGGCTTCCCGGGGCAG gagtcGCACTCAGCTGATTGCAGCTTTGGGATGTTCGGCCTCCAGGCAAAAACACACTCTTCCTGACTTGCCTTATGACTATGGTGCCCTGCAACCCCACATCACTGCAGAAATCATGCAGCTACACCACAGCAAACATCATGCTACTTATGTAAATAATCTGAATATTGCAGAGGAGAAATATAAAGAGGCATTGGCAAAAG GTGATGTTACAGCTCAGGTGTCTCTTCAGCCTGCACTAAAGTTCAATGGTGGGGGTCACATCAACCACACTATCTTCTGGACAAACCTTTCTCCTAATGGGGGAGGAGAGCCTCAAG GGGAACTGATGGAAGCCATCAAGCGTGACTTTGGCTCCTTTGGAAACTTCAAGGAGAAGCTGACGGCAGTATCGGTTGGTGTTCAaggctcaggatgggggtggcTTGGTTTTAACCAGGACCAAGGCCGTCTGCAGGTCACTGCTTGTTACAATCAAGACCCTCTGCAAGGAACAACag GTCTTATTCCTCTGCTAGGAATTGATGTGTGGGAGCATGCTTATTATCTTCAGTATAAAAATGTTAGACCTGACTATCTAAAAGCTATCTGGAATGTGATCAGCTGGGAGAATGTATCTGCAAGATTCACAGCTTGCAAAAAATAA